In Lutra lutra chromosome 13, mLutLut1.2, whole genome shotgun sequence, one genomic interval encodes:
- the FKTN gene encoding ribitol-5-phosphate transferase FKTN isoform X2, translating to MSRINKNVILALLTLASSAFLLFQLYYYKHYLSAKNGAGLSKSKGSRLGFDSTQWRAVKKFIMLTSSQNVPVFLIDPLILELINKDFEQVKNTSHGSTSECKFFCVPRDFTAFALQYHLWKNEEGWFRIAENMGFQCLKIESKDPRLDGIDSLSGTEIPLHYICRLASHAIHLVVFHERSGNYLWHGHLRLKGHMDRKFVRFRKLQFGRYPGAFDRPELQQITVDGLEVFIPKDPVRFLEEIPHSRFIECRYKEARAFFQYLDDNTVEAMAFRKNAKELLQLAAKTLKKLGVQFWLSSGTCLGWYRQCNIIPYSKDVDLGIFIQDYKSDIISAFQDVGLLLKHKFGKVEDSLELSFQGKDDIKLDIFFFYEETDHMWNGGTQAKTGKKFKYLFPKFTLCWTEFVDMKIHVPCETIEYIEANYGKTWKIPVKTWDWKRSPPNVQPNGIWPISEWDEVIQLY from the exons AATGGAGCTGGTTTATCAAAATCTAAAGGAAGCCGACTTGGATTTGATAGCACACAGTGG CGTGcagttaaaaaatttattatgctAACATCCAGCCAAAATGTACCAGTGTTCCTTATTGATCCTTTGATTCTGGAATTGATTAATAAAGACTTTGAACAAGTAAAAAATACTTCTCATGGCTCCACTTCAGAATGCAagtttttctgtgttccaagggACTTTACTGCATTTGCACTACAGTATCATCTGTGGAAGAATGAG GAAGGCTGGTTTCGGATAGCTGAAAATATGGGATTTCAATGCCTAAAGATTGAGAGCAAAGATCCCCGGCTAGATGGGATAGACTCACTTTCTGGAACTGAAATTCCCCTGCACTATATCTGCAGATTGGCCAGTCATGCCATCCACTTGGTGGTCTTTCATGAGAGGAGTGGCAACTACCTCTGGCATGGCCATTTACGACTCAAAGGACACATGGATAGAAAATTTGTTCGTTTTCGAAAGTTACAGTTTGGTCGTTATCCTGGAGCTTTTGACAG GCCAGAGTTGCAACAAATTACTGTTGATGGACTAGAAGTTTTCATCCCAAAAGATCCAGTGCGCTTTCTAGAAGAAATACCACACTCTCGGTTTATTGAGTGTAGGTATAAAGAAGCTCGAGCATTCTTTCAG TACCTTGATGATAACACTGTGGAAGCTATGGCCTTTCGGAAGAACGCAAAAGAATTATTGCAACTGGCAgccaaaacattaaagaaattggGAGTACAGTTCTGGCTGAGCAGTGGAACTTGTCTAG ggTGGTATCGGCAATGCAACATTATTCCATATAGTAAAGATGTTGACCTAGGAATTTTTATACAAGATTATAAATCTGATATTATTTCAGCATTTCAGGATGTAGGACTTCTACTCAAACACAAATTTGGGAAG GTAGAGGACAGCTTGGAACTATCTTTCCAAGGAAAAGATGATATAAAACtcgacatttttttcttctatgaagaGACTGACCATATGTGGAATGGAGGCACTCAGGCCAAAAcgggaaaaaaatttaa ATACCTGTTTCCCAAGTTTACACTGTGCTGGACTGAGTTTGTAGACATGAAGATTCATGTGCCCTGTGAAACTATTGAGTACATTGAAGCCAACTATGGTAAGACCTGGAAGATTCCTGTGAAGACATGGGACTGGAAGCGCTCTCCCCCCAATGTGCAGCCCAATGGAATCTGGCCCATTTCTGAGTGGGATGAGGTTATCCAGTTATACTGA
- the FKTN gene encoding ribitol-5-phosphate transferase FKTN isoform X1, which yields MSRINKNVILALLTLASSAFLLFQLYYYKHYLSAKNGAGLSKSKGSRLGFDSTQWRAVKKFIMLTSSQNVPVFLIDPLILELINKDFEQVKNTSHGSTSECKFFCVPRDFTAFALQYHLWKNEEGWFRIAENMGFQCLKIESKDPRLDGIDSLSGTEIPLHYICRLASHAIHLVVFHERSGNYLWHGHLRLKGHMDRKFVRFRKLQFGRYPGAFDRPELQQITVDGLEVFIPKDPVRFLEEIPHSRFIECRYKEARAFFQQYLDDNTVEAMAFRKNAKELLQLAAKTLKKLGVQFWLSSGTCLGWYRQCNIIPYSKDVDLGIFIQDYKSDIISAFQDVGLLLKHKFGKVEDSLELSFQGKDDIKLDIFFFYEETDHMWNGGTQAKTGKKFKYLFPKFTLCWTEFVDMKIHVPCETIEYIEANYGKTWKIPVKTWDWKRSPPNVQPNGIWPISEWDEVIQLY from the exons AATGGAGCTGGTTTATCAAAATCTAAAGGAAGCCGACTTGGATTTGATAGCACACAGTGG CGTGcagttaaaaaatttattatgctAACATCCAGCCAAAATGTACCAGTGTTCCTTATTGATCCTTTGATTCTGGAATTGATTAATAAAGACTTTGAACAAGTAAAAAATACTTCTCATGGCTCCACTTCAGAATGCAagtttttctgtgttccaagggACTTTACTGCATTTGCACTACAGTATCATCTGTGGAAGAATGAG GAAGGCTGGTTTCGGATAGCTGAAAATATGGGATTTCAATGCCTAAAGATTGAGAGCAAAGATCCCCGGCTAGATGGGATAGACTCACTTTCTGGAACTGAAATTCCCCTGCACTATATCTGCAGATTGGCCAGTCATGCCATCCACTTGGTGGTCTTTCATGAGAGGAGTGGCAACTACCTCTGGCATGGCCATTTACGACTCAAAGGACACATGGATAGAAAATTTGTTCGTTTTCGAAAGTTACAGTTTGGTCGTTATCCTGGAGCTTTTGACAG GCCAGAGTTGCAACAAATTACTGTTGATGGACTAGAAGTTTTCATCCCAAAAGATCCAGTGCGCTTTCTAGAAGAAATACCACACTCTCGGTTTATTGAGTGTAGGTATAAAGAAGCTCGAGCATTCTTTCAG CAGTACCTTGATGATAACACTGTGGAAGCTATGGCCTTTCGGAAGAACGCAAAAGAATTATTGCAACTGGCAgccaaaacattaaagaaattggGAGTACAGTTCTGGCTGAGCAGTGGAACTTGTCTAG ggTGGTATCGGCAATGCAACATTATTCCATATAGTAAAGATGTTGACCTAGGAATTTTTATACAAGATTATAAATCTGATATTATTTCAGCATTTCAGGATGTAGGACTTCTACTCAAACACAAATTTGGGAAG GTAGAGGACAGCTTGGAACTATCTTTCCAAGGAAAAGATGATATAAAACtcgacatttttttcttctatgaagaGACTGACCATATGTGGAATGGAGGCACTCAGGCCAAAAcgggaaaaaaatttaa ATACCTGTTTCCCAAGTTTACACTGTGCTGGACTGAGTTTGTAGACATGAAGATTCATGTGCCCTGTGAAACTATTGAGTACATTGAAGCCAACTATGGTAAGACCTGGAAGATTCCTGTGAAGACATGGGACTGGAAGCGCTCTCCCCCCAATGTGCAGCCCAATGGAATCTGGCCCATTTCTGAGTGGGATGAGGTTATCCAGTTATACTGA